The Curtobacterium sp. MCSS17_015 genomic sequence CCTTGTAGCCGCTCATGTCGATGGCCGAGTAGTGCACGAACACGTCCTGGCCCCCTCCATCCACGGTGATGAAGCCGAAGCCCTTCTCGGCGTTGAACCACTTCACGGTTCCGTTGGCCATGTTCCTTGCTCCCTGCGGTACTGCTGTTGCGAACGACGGCACCATCGCACGTGGCGTCCGTCGGGTCCGAGCGCGTGTCGACTCACCCGGTTTCACGCCGGACGGGTCTCGGGGAGAGGCGTCGTCGCGATCGCGGGGTGACCAATGGTGACTCTGACCGAACCTCGCTGTTTCGGCAAGGGGTGTGACACGCATTTCACGCAGTGAACCCCGATCCGCAACGTGTCGGAAACACGACGAGCGTGTGCGACGCCTTCGGACCGTGCGGTCAGCCCGTGTAGTCGGACCCGAGCACCACGGAGACGTCGGCGTTCGGGAACGCCGAGGACTGCTGTACGGCACTCACCCCGAGGGACTGCGCGACGCCCTGCGCGACGGCCGCCTGCGACTCCTGCTGGTAGTACACGATCGTCTGCGTCGCCCCGGTCGTCCCGGCGTCCCCGGTCGAGGTCACGGTCCACCCGGCGCCGCCGAGTTCCGTCGACGCGTTCGCGGCGAGGCCCGCCGTCGAGGTCCCGTTCAGCACGACGAGCGTTGTCGCGCCCTGGTCGGCGGCGGTCGCGCCCGCTGCGGCGGAGGGCGACTGCGTCGCCCCGTCTCCCGCGCCGGAGTCCGTCCCGGGGGAGGCACTGGCCGACGGCGACGCGGACGCGGAGGGCGTCGACCCCCCGCTGCCCTCCGTGAACTGCACGCTGCCGTTGAGCAGTGCGAGCACGAGCACCCCGATGCCGACGAGGACGCCGGTCGCGAGCGCCGCCCACGCGAAGACGACCCACCCGCCACCTCGTCGCGCGGCACCGCGGTGCGCGCCGACCCGGGGGCCGTCCGGGACCTCGTCGAACCGGTCTCGCTCGAATCTCGTCATCGTTCCTCTTCACGTCCTTCGTGGTCGGCCGGGGGCGCGACGAAGCTGCGGGCAGCGCGTGCGCTCGTCCGGGCCCGGCGGAGCCGCTGCAGTCGGGTGACGAGCTGCGGGTCGTACGCGAGGGCTGCCGGTGAGTCGATCACGCGGTTGAGCACCTGGTAGTACCGCGCTGGCGACATGTCGAACTCGACCCGGATCTCCGCTTCCTTCGTCCGGTCGTGCCGTGCCCGCACGAGCTCGAAGGCGAGCACGTGCTTGGCGAGCTCGGTGAGCTCGTCGGCGGGGAGGGCGGGCACAGCGTGGTCCGATCGCGAACGGGTTGCAGGTCTCGCACATCGTAGGGGCGGACGGCAGGTCGACCCTGGCACGGTGCTGGACTGTCGCGGAACCCGCTCAGCGCACGGCCCGCGCACCCTGGTTCAGGGGAACCACCGGACGCGCGTGCCGAAGGCGTCCGACACCGCGAGCGCCCGGCCGTCGAGTGACAGGGTCGCGAAGGCATGCGGGTCCGCGGGGTCGACGTCGTCCGGCAGGGTCGCCGCGACCCCGGCGAGGATCCCGGTGCGTTCGAGCGCCACCCAGCGGACGCCGCGTTCGTGCAGCCGGTCCGCGAACCGCTGCCGCCCGGCACCGGGCACGTACACGAGCGTCCCCGTGGTGAGGACGACGGGTTTGCAGTCCTCCGGCAGCGCGTCCAGGGCACGGTCGAGGTCGTCTGGCACGCTGCCCCGGATCCGGACGGGAGGCTCGACCAGCGTCGCCTGCAGTGCGTCCCGCATCAGGGCGGTCCGGTCCGTCGCCTCGGGCGGGACGGCCTCGACGAGACGCTCGAACGCCTCGGGTGCCCTGGGGTCGATCGGGTTCGGGTCGAGGGCGACGCGCGCGCCGATGCGGATCGGCCCCGCCGCCGGTGCGGGTGGCGTCCCGGTGACGTCGGCGACGAGGTGCACCGCGGGCCCGGCGACCGCGGTGTGCATCCGGACGACCCGGTCCTGCGCTCCGGTGCGGTCGTCGCTCCCGCACGTGTCGGGGTGCGCGGGACGGGCCGAGGGGCGCTCCCTGTGGTCGAGCGTGACCCGGTCCGGGGTCGAGCAGAGCCCGGCGGCCGCGCCGACGTCGAGCAACCCGAGCGGCCGGGCCGACGCCGCCGAGAGCGCGGCGAGCACCGGGACGACGGGGGCGAGCCGGCGCGGGTCGTTGGCCTGCACCGTGGCGGTGGTGAGGGCCGCGACCAGGGCGGGGCGGGCCTCCCGGCCGATGACGCCCAGCGCGGCCGGGTCCGCCGGGTCGGCACCGAGCCGGCGTGCGACGGCGAACAGCAGCTCCGGTTGACGCTTGGTCTCGGGCACGGCGTCGAGCAGGTCGGCCAGTGACCCGTCGACGGAACGCGCCCATGCCGCGTACGAGGGTGAGACGGCCTCGATCCGGTCGGCGTAGGCGCGGTAGCGCTGCCGCGTGTCCATCAGGACCCCGGGCGGTACATGCCGACGTGGGCGATGCCGGCCTCGTCGTACGGGGCACCGAAGCGGACGAAGCCGTGCCGTTCGTAGAGCGCGGCGACGTACTGCTGGGCGTGCAGGACGAACGGTTCGTGGCCGTGCCGGTCGAGCACCGCGGCGACGAGTCCGCCGGCGATCCCCCGGCCACGGTGGTCGGCGCGGGTGGCGACGCGACCGACCACCCGGATGGGAGCGTCCGTGCCCTCGGGGTGCGGCTCGGCGTCCGCCGGTCGGACGAGGCGGAGGTACCCGACGGTGCTGCCGTCGCCGGTGGTCGACCACCAGTGCTCGGTGTCGGGCTCGCGGTCGCGGCCGTCGAAGTCCTCGGCCGAGACACGTTGTTCGAGGGCGAACACCCGGTTCCGCAGGCGCACGATGTCGTACAGTTCGTCGGTCGTCAGGTGCTCCCAGCGGGCGTGACGGACGGAATGTTCGGACATCCCTCGGAGTTTACCGAGGTGAAGCACGATGACCGGTGGACACCAGTCCCGGTCGGAACCAGGAGGTACGCACATGGCATACAACGTCGACAAGTCCGACGCCCAGTGGCGCGAGGAGCTCTCCCCGGACCAGTACGCCGTGCTGCGCCAGGCCGGTACGGAGCGCCCGTGGACCGGTGAACTCCTCGACGAGGAGCGTGCCGGCGTGTACACGTGTGCGGCGTGTGGTGCTGAGCTGTTCAAGAGCGGCACGAAGTTCGACTCCGGGTGCGGCTGGCCGTCCTTCTACGAGTCGGTCGATCCGGACGCGGTACAGCTCATCGAGGACAACTCCCTCGGCATGGCGCGCACCGAGGTCCGCTGCGCGAACTGCGGCTCGCACCTCGGCCACGTGTTCCCGGACGGCTTCGGGACGCCCACGGGTGACCGCTACTGCATGAACTCGATCTCGCTCAACTTCTCGGCGGAGAAGTAGCGGGTCGACGACGGCGCCCGGGCTCCCAGCCCGGGCGCCGTCGTCGTGTCCGCCCGGTACGATGGGCGGGTCAGCCGGCATGGCGCAATTGGTAGCGCACCGTACTTGTAATACGGGGGTTGCGGGTTCGAGTCCCGCTGCCGGCCCTCACACCCCGGTCGCATCCGGCGGAGCCCAGGTGGTGCTGGACGGGTTCCGGGTCTCCCCGGTCGCGCTCCCGGCTAGCGATCGAACCGCGCGCACGGCACATCGGCCGTCCACCGCCCGGCCTCCGGCGCCGCCTCGACCCGGACCGTCCCGTCCGGGTCGTCGGCGCAGACGGTGGCGCGCTGCTGGTGCACCTGCTTCGACCAGACCGGACCGTCGGACCGTCTGGTCTCGGCGTGCACGTTGAGGACGCCGGCGGCGACGACGCTCGCGACGAGCACCCATCCGAGCACCGGCTGCACGACACGCCCCCGAGCGATACAGACGTCTGCGGCGACGACCACCGCGGCGAGCAAGAACATCGACCCGGCGGCGGCGTACCGGTAGGGGCCGAACCGCAGGAACGATGCCTCGTTCCACTCCGTGAACGTGCTCGGCACGGCGTTCACCCGGAGCGCGGCCACCCAGAGGACGGCGGGCGCGACACCGAGCACGACGATGAACCACCTGCTCGCGCCACTCCGCGCCACGAGTCCGAGGACGAGCACCGCCACCACCAGGATCGCTGGCACGATGACGACCCACCACCCGTGGTGCACGATCGTGACACCGATGCTCCGCACGTCCCCGTTCCAGGAGCCTGCGAGCGGCTGCGCGAGGAACCCGGCTGCGATGTCGAGTGGGCTCGCGTCACTCGGCGTCCGCAGGCGCGGGTCCAGGAGGGTCGCGACACCCTGCGAGGCGAGCCCCAGCACGGCGGCGACGACGACCGGGATGCCCCGACGGCTCCTGAGCCCGAACAGGAAGAGCGGCACGAAGAGAGCCGCCTGGATCTCGGTCAGGGTGATCGCGAGCGCTGCGGCGGCCAGGCCTGCGCTGCTCCACCAGGACCGCGGCCGGAAGGCGAAGACCCACGGCGCCAGGAAGAGCATGTACCAGTGCAGGTTCGCGGTGTTGCCGGCGATCTCGACGACGCCCATCGGCGTGATCGCCGGGATCACCCCGAGGAGCGCCCGGAGCGGCACCGAGGTCACGACGTCGCGCGCCAGGACGAACACGGCCCCACCCACCAGGCCGATCACGCAGCACGACAGGGCGCTGACGACCACCGCGTAGTCCTCGATCGACCAGAGGGCGACAGCCGCGTCGACGACGATCCGTGGCACGAGGTGCAGGTAGCCCTCGTAGGGGTGCAGCAGCGACGGCACCGCACCGAGCTGCAGGCGTTCGTCGAGGAAGACGCCGGAGTCCTCGGCCCAGGCGACCTCCCGTGTGGGCGAGCCGAGACGGTGCCACATCCACAGACTCGACGCGGCGGCGAGCACGACCGCGACGATCCACGTCACGAGGTGCGGCAGGCTGCGACGACGACGACTGGAGTCGACCGGAACGGGAGTCGTTTCGAGCACCCCAGGACGCTAGCAGCCACTCGGACAGGACCGGAGCACCGAGCGATCTGTCGCTCGGTGCTCCGGTGCTCAGCCCTGGCTCAGCGTCCGCCGGCGATCTTCCGCTCGCGCTGCGCGACACCGGCCGTGCCGTACGGGTAGTCGTCGACCCGGGGTGCGCTGGCATCGGTCAGCGTCTGCAGCTCGGACTCGTCGAGCACCAGGTCGGCCGCGCCGAGGTTGTCCTGCAGCTGGTCGACCGTCCGTGCGCCGAGGATGACGCTCGTCACCGCCGGCCGGGCGAGCAGCCAGGCGAGGGACACCTGGGACCGCGAGGCCCCGTGCGCTTCGGCGACGCTCGAGACCGCGTCGAGCACCTGCCACGTGCGCTCGTCGGCGTTGCGGGCCTCCCACGCCTCCATGCCGCGCTTCGGGTCCTCGCCCAGGCGGGTCGAGCCGGTCGGGGCCTCGTCACGCTGGTACTTGCCGGAGAGCCACCCACCCGCGAGCGGCGACCACGGGAGCAGGCCGATGCCGGCGTCGAGGCAGGCGGGCACGATCTCGTGCTCGATGTCGCGCACGAGCAGGTTGTACTGGGGCTGCAGGGTGACCGGCGGTGCCCAGCCGTGGGCCTTCGCCTCGTAGACGGCCTTCGTCACCTGGTGGCCGAGGTAGTTCGAGAACCCGTAGGAGCCGATCTTGCCGGCGGACACGGCGTCGTCGAGGAAGCGCAGGGTCTCCTCGATCGGGGTCAGGGCGTCCCACGCGTGCATCTGGTACAGGTCGATGTGGTCGACACCGAGCCGCTCCAGCGACGCGTCGAGGGCGACGCGGAGGTGTCGTCGTGACAGGCCGAGGTCGTTCGGGCCGTCGCCCTGCGGGAAGCGGCCCTTGGTGGCGAGGACGACCTGCTGCGCCTCCGTGGGGTGGTCGCGGAGCCATCGGCCGATGATGCGCTCGGACTCGTTGCCCGAGTACACGTCCGCCGTGTCGACGAGGGTGCCGCCGGCGGCCACGAAGGCGTCGATGATCGCGTGGGAGGTGGGTTCGTCGGCCTCGCTGCCGAACGTCATGGTGCCGAGGGTCAGCGAGGACACCGCTGTCCCGCTGTTGCCGAGGAGTCTGTGTTCCATGCGGCGGACGCTACGCCGCGCCTCCTCGGCGGCGGGAGGGTCCACGAGTACCCGTCAGGACTGCCAGCGTCAGTCCCGCTCCCCCAGGAACGCGATCGCCGCCTGGCGG encodes the following:
- a CDS encoding DUF2332 family protein, which produces MDTRQRYRAYADRIEAVSPSYAAWARSVDGSLADLLDAVPETKRQPELLFAVARRLGADPADPAALGVIGREARPALVAALTTATVQANDPRRLAPVVPVLAALSAASARPLGLLDVGAAAGLCSTPDRVTLDHRERPSARPAHPDTCGSDDRTGAQDRVVRMHTAVAGPAVHLVADVTGTPPAPAAGPIRIGARVALDPNPIDPRAPEAFERLVEAVPPEATDRTALMRDALQATLVEPPVRIRGSVPDDLDRALDALPEDCKPVVLTTGTLVYVPGAGRQRFADRLHERGVRWVALERTGILAGVAATLPDDVDPADPHAFATLSLDGRALAVSDAFGTRVRWFP
- a CDS encoding LytR C-terminal domain-containing protein; amino-acid sequence: MTRFERDRFDEVPDGPRVGAHRGAARRGGGWVVFAWAALATGVLVGIGVLVLALLNGSVQFTEGSGGSTPSASASPSASASPGTDSGAGDGATQSPSAAAGATAADQGATTLVVLNGTSTAGLAANASTELGGAGWTVTSTGDAGTTGATQTIVYYQQESQAAVAQGVAQSLGVSAVQQSSAFPNADVSVVLGSDYTG
- a CDS encoding aldo/keto reductase, giving the protein MEHRLLGNSGTAVSSLTLGTMTFGSEADEPTSHAIIDAFVAAGGTLVDTADVYSGNESERIIGRWLRDHPTEAQQVVLATKGRFPQGDGPNDLGLSRRHLRVALDASLERLGVDHIDLYQMHAWDALTPIEETLRFLDDAVSAGKIGSYGFSNYLGHQVTKAVYEAKAHGWAPPVTLQPQYNLLVRDIEHEIVPACLDAGIGLLPWSPLAGGWLSGKYQRDEAPTGSTRLGEDPKRGMEAWEARNADERTWQVLDAVSSVAEAHGASRSQVSLAWLLARPAVTSVILGARTVDQLQDNLGAADLVLDESELQTLTDASAPRVDDYPYGTAGVAQRERKIAGGR
- a CDS encoding GNAT family N-acetyltransferase, which gives rise to MSEHSVRHARWEHLTTDELYDIVRLRNRVFALEQRVSAEDFDGRDREPDTEHWWSTTGDGSTVGYLRLVRPADAEPHPEGTDAPIRVVGRVATRADHRGRGIAGGLVAAVLDRHGHEPFVLHAQQYVAALYERHGFVRFGAPYDEAGIAHVGMYRPGS
- a CDS encoding cold-shock protein, encoding MANGTVKWFNAEKGFGFITVDGGGQDVFVHYSAIDMSGYKVLEEGQAVTFDVGTGSKGPQAESVRPA
- a CDS encoding DUF3263 domain-containing protein, which produces MPALPADELTELAKHVLAFELVRARHDRTKEAEIRVEFDMSPARYYQVLNRVIDSPAALAYDPQLVTRLQRLRRARTSARAARSFVAPPADHEGREEER
- the msrB gene encoding peptide-methionine (R)-S-oxide reductase MsrB, with protein sequence MAYNVDKSDAQWREELSPDQYAVLRQAGTERPWTGELLDEERAGVYTCAACGAELFKSGTKFDSGCGWPSFYESVDPDAVQLIEDNSLGMARTEVRCANCGSHLGHVFPDGFGTPTGDRYCMNSISLNFSAEK